The Sebastes umbrosus isolate fSebUmb1 chromosome 19, fSebUmb1.pri, whole genome shotgun sequence genome has a segment encoding these proteins:
- the LOC119478532 gene encoding urea transporter 1-like isoform X2 translates to MDNSYQPPHEEPPARSFLVRGVGLFTGDMHLCGQWVKRQAVVIQLLDWIFRGVAQVMFVNNPLSGLLITAGLFLQNPWWALNGLLGTFVSTGSAILLGQNREAISAGLYGYNGTLVGILMAVFSARGSWYWWLLLPNMFMSMLCPVVSSALSSVASKWDVPIFTLPFNILVCLHVAATGANHPYFPAVDMRPNDHLHRPNGSMESLDISQLFLSVPVGVGQVYGCDSPWTGGLILLALLLSSPTICFHAMWGSAAGMLSGFALAAPHKDIYSGLWGYNSALSCIAIGGVFYVLTWQTHLLALICALFCAYMTAAISKLMSVLALPACTWPFCLSTLIFLLISTEITAICRLPLSAVSYPEENRRYRRQLKASEEAQHSQQSSGQEEAMLKDGGPVGSGS, encoded by the exons ATGGACAACAGCTACCAGCCTCCACACGAAGAACCTCCAGCTCGTTCCTTTCTCGTCAGAGGTGTTGGGCTTTTCACCGGGGACATGCATCTCTGTGGACAGTGGGTGAAAA GACAGGCTGTGGTAATCCAGCTGCTGGACTGGATTTTCCGAGGGGTGGCCCAGGTCATGTTCGTCAACAACCCTCTCAGTGGGCTCCTCATCACGGCCGGCCTCTTCCTGCAGAACCCTTGGTGGGCTCTGAACGGTCTGCTGGGTACCTTTGTCTCCACTGGGTCTGCCATATTGCTGGGACAAAACAG GGAGGCCATATCAGCGGGTTTATATGGCTACAATGGAACGTTGGTCGGCATACTGATGGCTGTTTTCTCCGCCAGAGGAAGCTGGTACTGGTGGCTGTTATTGCCAAATATGTTCATGTCCATGTTGTG CCCGGTGGTCTCAAGTGCTTTGTCCTCAGTTGCCAGTAAATGGGACGTGCCGATCTTCACCCTGCCCTTTAATATTTTGGTGTGTCTACATGTTGCAGCTACAGGAGCCAATCACCCTTACTTTCCAGCG GTGGATATGCGGCCAAATGACCATCTGCACCGTCCTAATGGCTCCATGGAAAGCCTCGATATCTCTCAA CTATTCCTGTCAGTGCCAGTTGGTGTTGGCCAGGTGTATGGCTGCGACAGTCCTTGGACAGGAGGTCTCATCCTTCTGGCCCTGCTGCTTTCCTCACCAACTATCTGTTTCCATGCCATGTGGGGCTCTGCTGCTGGCATGCTGTCTG GATTTGCTCTCGCAGCTCCTCACAAGGACATTTACTCGGGGCTGTGGGGATATAACAGCGCTCTGTCCTGCATTGCCATCGGAGGGGTCTTCTATgtcctaacatggcaaacccATCTACTGGCTCTAATATGTG CACTTTTCTGCGCATACATGACTGCAGCGATCTCCAAACTGATGTCTGTG CTCGCATTACCGGCCTGCACGTGGCCTTTCTGCCTGTCCactctcatcttcctcctcatttCCACTGAGATCACAGCCATCTGCAGACTGCCTCTGTCTGCGGTCTCCTACCCCGAGGAGAACCGGCGCTACCGGAGACAATTAAAGGCCTCGGAGGAAGCTCAGCATAGTCAGCAGAGCAGTGGCCAAGAAGAGGCCATGCTGAAGGATGGAGGGCCAGTCGGTAGTGGATCATAG
- the LOC119478532 gene encoding urea transporter 1-like isoform X1 yields the protein MTESMDNSYQPPHEEPPARSFLVRGVGLFTGDMHLCGQWVKRQAVVIQLLDWIFRGVAQVMFVNNPLSGLLITAGLFLQNPWWALNGLLGTFVSTGSAILLGQNREAISAGLYGYNGTLVGILMAVFSARGSWYWWLLLPNMFMSMLCPVVSSALSSVASKWDVPIFTLPFNILVCLHVAATGANHPYFPAVDMRPNDHLHRPNGSMESLDISQLFLSVPVGVGQVYGCDSPWTGGLILLALLLSSPTICFHAMWGSAAGMLSGFALAAPHKDIYSGLWGYNSALSCIAIGGVFYVLTWQTHLLALICALFCAYMTAAISKLMSVLALPACTWPFCLSTLIFLLISTEITAICRLPLSAVSYPEENRRYRRQLKASEEAQHSQQSSGQEEAMLKDGGPVGSGS from the exons ATGACAGAAAGTATGGACAACAGCTACCAGCCTCCACACGAAGAACCTCCAGCTCGTTCCTTTCTCGTCAGAGGTGTTGGGCTTTTCACCGGGGACATGCATCTCTGTGGACAGTGGGTGAAAA GACAGGCTGTGGTAATCCAGCTGCTGGACTGGATTTTCCGAGGGGTGGCCCAGGTCATGTTCGTCAACAACCCTCTCAGTGGGCTCCTCATCACGGCCGGCCTCTTCCTGCAGAACCCTTGGTGGGCTCTGAACGGTCTGCTGGGTACCTTTGTCTCCACTGGGTCTGCCATATTGCTGGGACAAAACAG GGAGGCCATATCAGCGGGTTTATATGGCTACAATGGAACGTTGGTCGGCATACTGATGGCTGTTTTCTCCGCCAGAGGAAGCTGGTACTGGTGGCTGTTATTGCCAAATATGTTCATGTCCATGTTGTG CCCGGTGGTCTCAAGTGCTTTGTCCTCAGTTGCCAGTAAATGGGACGTGCCGATCTTCACCCTGCCCTTTAATATTTTGGTGTGTCTACATGTTGCAGCTACAGGAGCCAATCACCCTTACTTTCCAGCG GTGGATATGCGGCCAAATGACCATCTGCACCGTCCTAATGGCTCCATGGAAAGCCTCGATATCTCTCAA CTATTCCTGTCAGTGCCAGTTGGTGTTGGCCAGGTGTATGGCTGCGACAGTCCTTGGACAGGAGGTCTCATCCTTCTGGCCCTGCTGCTTTCCTCACCAACTATCTGTTTCCATGCCATGTGGGGCTCTGCTGCTGGCATGCTGTCTG GATTTGCTCTCGCAGCTCCTCACAAGGACATTTACTCGGGGCTGTGGGGATATAACAGCGCTCTGTCCTGCATTGCCATCGGAGGGGTCTTCTATgtcctaacatggcaaacccATCTACTGGCTCTAATATGTG CACTTTTCTGCGCATACATGACTGCAGCGATCTCCAAACTGATGTCTGTG CTCGCATTACCGGCCTGCACGTGGCCTTTCTGCCTGTCCactctcatcttcctcctcatttCCACTGAGATCACAGCCATCTGCAGACTGCCTCTGTCTGCGGTCTCCTACCCCGAGGAGAACCGGCGCTACCGGAGACAATTAAAGGCCTCGGAGGAAGCTCAGCATAGTCAGCAGAGCAGTGGCCAAGAAGAGGCCATGCTGAAGGATGGAGGGCCAGTCGGTAGTGGATCATAG